In the Calderihabitans maritimus genome, GCAGATCTGGGAGTTTATCGCAACAGCTATAATGGATATGCTAGGGACGATTTTATCCGGAAAAAGGGCGCTAGCGGAGGCGTGGTAACGGCACTCTTGGTGCACGCCCTGGAAACGGGAATAATTGACTGTGCGATTGTGGCTGGCTTTAATACAGAGAAACCCTGGCTTACGGAAGCCAAGATAGCGGCCAGCCGAGAGGAAATTGTGGATGCTGCTCAGTCCAAATATGCCGTGGTTCCTGTTAACATGCGCATTCGGGAAGCTGTAAAGCGCGGATATCGGCGTATAGCACTGGTTGGTCTACCCTGCCATATTCACGCGGTGCGTAAGATGCAGTATTATGGTATACCACGGGATATTTCGGTAAAAATTAAATTAACAATAGGTTTGTTTTGTGCTTCTCAGTTTTATTTTGAGGGTACCCGCCATATTCTGGTGGAGTGGTGCGGTATAGACAAAATGGAAGAAATAGCCCGGTTGGAATACCGGGGCGGAGACTGGCCAGGGCATTTTGTAGTACAGCTTCGGAACGGAGAAACCGTTACCGTAGACCGACACCGTTATGTTTACCATATGTTGATGCCGCACTATAAAAGGGACCGCTGTGAAATGTGTATTGATTGGTCAAGTGAACTCGCCGACATTGCGGTAGGGGATTACTGGGCGCCACAGCGGACCGGACCTGATTATTATGGCACTTCTGCCCTGCTGGTGAGATCTTCTGCGGGCGAGGAAGTGGTAAAGAGCGCTGTGGAGGAGAAAGTGGTGTATTTAGAAGATCTCGATCCAGACAAACTTTGCAGCAGCGTAGGGTTTGAAATGAAAAAACACGGAGCTGCTTACAGGTTGGCACAGCGGCAGCAATTCGGCTGGCCTACCCCTAATTATCACATGCAGGTGGATTATACCCCGTTCTTTCGAGATTTTCATATGGCACCGGAGAAAAAAGAATCTTGATGTTAAATATCAGAACAAGTCGGTATATAAAGTGAACGCTTTTATAGAGGGAAATTAATTTGGGTAGAGAATTAAAAAACCCAAGCAACTTAGGCTTGGGTTTTTTAATTCTCCTTAACAGTTTCGTTTTAAAATGGGGTGATCTTGTTAATGTCTAAAATTTTAATAACCTCGCCTTATCCTGAATTTACTGTTCTGGCCCGGCAAATATGTGTGGAGATGGAGGTAGAAGCAATAATATTGGAGAAAGTTCTTGAGGAGGCTGCTGCCAGCGCACAGGAACTTGTACAGGAAGGGGAAGTTGAAGTTGTTATTAGCCGGGCGGGTACGGCCGCAGCAATTGAACGGGTAGTTAACGTGCCTGTAGTTACGGCTGAGTATACTGATTTTGACCTTCTGCAGGCGTTATGGAATGCAAAAAAACTCGGAGATAAGATAGGTTTTCTTGGATTCCGATATAAACAAATTGAGTACGATTTTGACAGTTTGGTAGAAATTTTGGGAACGGAAGTCAAACAATATCTATACGGCAATACCCGGGAAATTGAAGAACAGGTAGAAAAAGCGTATAAGGACGGTATTGAAGTTATAGTTGGTGGCGGGTATATCGGAGTTAGATTAGCCCGGCAGAAAGGAATGCAAGGGGTTTTGGTTTATACCAGTAGAAGGGCGTTAGTGCAGGCAATCCAGAGGGCCATTGATATTCTCCGAATCATTCGCAAGGATCGGGAAAAGGAGGAACGGTTAAAAACTATTATCCATGCTGCCAACGAAGGGATAATTGCCGTTGACGAAAACGGTGTGATCACTGTTTTTAATCCCGGCGCGGAAAAAATTTTGGGTATAGCTGCCCGCCAGGTAGTTGGCAAAAGCATTAGTGCGGTGACGGCTAATGACGATCTGTTAGATTTGCTCAAGGGTCAAGAAGAAATAAAGGGAGATTTAAGACAGGTGGGTGAATCTCAGGTAATAGTTAACCGGATGCCCGTCAAAGTCGGGGGCCAAACTCTAGGCATCATCTTAACTCTTCAGGACGTTACCAGAATTCAGCAGTTAGAGCAACGAATTCGTAAAGAATTGTACACCCAGGGGTTGGTAGCTAAATTTAGTTTTAACGATATTATTTACCGGAGTAAGGTTATGAAAGATGTTATAGCTTCTGCCGAAAAGTTTGCGGAGACGGATTCTACCGTGCTAATCACAGGAGAGAGTGGGACAGGAAAAGAACTAATTGCCCAGAGCATACACCAAAGTAGCAAGCGCCGGACGGGACCTTTTGTGGCAGTCAACTGTGCTGCCCTGCCGGAAAGTCTGCTGGAAAGCGAGTTATTTGGCTACGCTGAAGGGGCTTTCACCGGCGCTCGAAGAGGAGGAAAGGCAGGACTCTTTGAGTTAGCTCATGGAGGAACAATTTTTTTGGATGAAATAGGAAAGATATCTCTTGAGTTACAAGCTAGACTTCTGAGAGTGTTGCAGGAAAAGGAGGTCATGCGCGTAGGTGGCGACCGAATTATCCCGGTAGACATCAGGGTGATCGCCGCTACTAACCAGAATTTGCGGGCAGCAGTACAGCAGGGTGCTTTCCGGGATGATCTTTTTTACCGGTTAAATGTACTTAAGCTAACCCTACCGCCCTTGAGGGAGCGGAAAGAAGATATTCCGTTGCTGGTGGAACACTTTCTTCGCAAGTTTAACGCTAAGTTTGGCAAAACGGTTCAGAGTCTTCCAGCAAAACTTATGGAATGGTTTTTGCAATATGACTGGCCGGGTAATGTGAGGGAGTTAGAAAATTTTGTGGAAAGGTTTGTCATTCTTGCTGACGGAGATGAACTAGAGCCTAATTTATTGGAACATTTTCGTGAAGACATGAATAACGCTGAAAGAGAAAACTACGATTGGGATGATAATAGTTTAGTTATAGAAATAGACAAGCTCGACAATATGGTTGTACAAATTATACGTCAACTGGATAAAAGGGTGGGAGGAAACCGAAGCGAACTAGCCCGGCTGCTGGGCGTTAGCCGGACCACGCTATGGAAAAAACTAAAACAATTAGAGGAGTGAATTACTTAACGCGCTGGGGGCGAGGAAAATGGAAGGAGGAAGGCAAGTTGGGAGAAGGCTTACCGTCGTTTGTTAAAGTTAAGCAGATACTACCGCGGCCCAAGGTGGAAGATATTGAAGTAGAGGTGGCGCGGGAGCTGGAAAAAATTAATTTGCCGGAGATAGTTAAGCCAGGACATATGATAGCAGTCACTGCCGGAAGTCGAGGTATCGCTAATATCGACCGGATCCTCAAGAGTGTCTGTCAGAAGATAAAGGAGGCAGGAGGGCGCCCGTTCCTGGTAGCGGCTATGGGCAGTCACGGAGGCGGGACTGCCGAGGGCCAGCGTAAGATTTTAAGCAAGTTAGGAATCAGGGAAGAGAACTTGGGAGTTCCGGTACTGGTTTCCGATCAGGTGGTCCAATTAGGATGTACTTCTTCCGGGTTTCCTGTTTACTGTGCCCGAGAGGCGGTGGAGGCTGATGGTCTGGTGGTAGTAAACCGGGTAAAACCTCACACGGCCTTTCGGGGCGAAAACGAAAGCGGGTTGCTGAAAATGATGGCTGTGGGACTCGGTCGCGTACCAGGTGCGACGGTGGTTCATCGGCTGGGTCCCGGTGAGATGGCCCGCACCATTCCGGAAATCGCCCGGGAAATGCTCACGCGGCTCCCGGTTCTGTTTGGACTGGCCATCGTTGAGAATGGATATGAAGAGACGGCGATTATAAAAGCGATACGGCCGGAACAATTCCAGGAAGAGGAAAAGAAACTCCTTCAAGAGGCAAGGAAACTTCTTCCGCAGTTGCCGGTTAACTCACTGGACCTGCTGATTGTGAAGGAAATGGGCAAGAATTTCAGCGGTACAGGTATGGATACCAATGTCATTGGAAGGTGGAGAGTTTTTGGAATACCAGAACCTGATGTTCCCCATATTCGGCGCATAGTGGTTTTGGATCTTTCTCCTCAATCTCACGGTAACGCTACAGGTATAGGTTTAGCGGATTTTACGACACGCCGGCTGGTTAAAAAAATCAATTTTGAAGCAACCTATTTGAATTGTCTGACCACGGGATTTGTCCAGAGAGCCATGCTGCCTATGGTTTTCGAAAGTGACCGGGAAGCCATTGATGTTGCTGTAAGGAGCCTCCATATGGATGCCGGACAAGTCAGAGCTCTTCTAATTGACAACACTTTGCACCTGCAGGAACTATATGCTTCGGAGACATTACTCCCGGAACTGGCTGAACGGGCGGACTTGCGGGTGGAAAAAGAAGCGTTTCCACTTCGTTTCAGCACTACCGGGGAATTGATAGATCCCTGAAAAGCGTTAAAGGCTAGGGGTTTAACTAGGGTTAACCTGACAGTAAACATCTTTTTGCTTATGGTTCTTGACTTTTTGTTAGGGTATAAGTAATATACTACTGTAAAGCATTACTCCTTAACAACGTTGGTGAAACTAATGCTTCCTAAGATAGCGCGTATAGCGTGGCTCTATGACTTTTACGGGAAATTGTTGACCAGTAAGCAGAAAGAAATTGTGGAGTTATATTGCCATCATGATTTATCATTGGGAGAAATTGCTGAGGAGTATGGCACCAGCCGGCAGGCTGTGTATGACGTTTTGAAAAGGGCAGGAAGAACATTGGAAGAATTAGAGAGTAAGTTAGGTCTTCTCAACAAGTTTCTGACGCAAAGAAAAGATATAGAAACAGTTCTGAATTTATTGGCGAAGTATCGTGCCAGCGGAGAAATGTGTTATCTTACGGAAGCAGAAGAATATTTGAAAAAACTTTTGAATTAGAAAGGGATTAAAATGGCCGTTTTTTCCAAATTGGCCGAGAGGCTTCAAGAGACATTTAAAAAGTTAAGAAATAAAGGAAAACTTACGGAAAAAGATGTGGAACAAGCCCTAAGGGAAGTGCGGCTCGCACTGCTGGAAGCGGACGTAAATTATAAGGTAGTTAAGGATTTCATCGGCAAAATCAAGGAGAGGGCTGTGGGGGAAGAGATATTAAAAAGCTTAACCCCAGCTCAGCAGGTTATTAAAATTGTAAACGACGAGCTTACGCAACTGATGGGAGGAACGCAGAGCAAAATAAATTTAGTATCCAAACCTCCTACAGTAATAATGCTGGTGGGTCTGCAGGGAGCCGGTAAGACGACTACTGCTGCCAAACTGGCCAACTTGTTGCGTAAGCAGGGAAGACGTCCTTTAATGGTTGGAGCTGATGTTTACCGTCCTGCAGCCATAAAACAGTTACAGGTTTTAGGAGAGCAAACAGGAATACCTGTATTTTCTTTGGGAGAGAAACAGAATCCGGTAGATATTTCTCTGGCTGCTGTAGAGTATGCCCGCCAAGGTGGTTATGACGTGGTGACCATAGACACGGCAGGACGACTTCACATAAACGAGGAATTGATGAACGAGTTAGTTCAGATTAAAGAAAAGGTCAAACCTCATGAAATACTGCTGGTAGTAGATGCTATGACCGGGCAGGATGCGGTAAATGTGGCTAAAACTTTTCATGAAAGGTTAGGATTAGATGGAGTCATCCTTACTAAATTGGACGGCGACACTAGAGGCGGGGCTGCCCTTTCGGTGAAAGCGGTTACCGGGTGCCCAATTAAATTTGTAGGAATGGGAGAAAAAGTGGATGCTCTGGAACCGTTTTACCCGGATCGGATGGCCTCTCGCATTCTGGGGATGGGCGATATTTTAACCTTGATTGAAAAAGCTCAGGCAAATATTGACCAGGAGAAGGCCCGCCAGATGGAACAAAAAATTCTTCAGGAAAAGTTCACTTTAGAGGATTTTCTGGAACAACTGCAGCAGATGAAATCCCTCGGTCCTTTGGAGGAAATAATAGGCATGATCCCCGGGTTGGCGGGAGCCAAGCAGCTTAAGAACCTTCAGTTTGATGAGAGAGAATTGGTTCGCATCGAAGCCATAATCCAGTCTATGACTCCTGAAGAAAGGCGTAATCCGGAGATCATCAATAGTAGCAGGAAGAGGAGGATAGCCAGGGGAAGCGGTACCACGGTCCAGGATGTGAATCGACTGCTCAAGCAGTTTTTCCAGACCCAGAAGTTGATGAAACAGTTAGGCGGGATGGCAGGTTTTGGCGGACGAGGAAAGTTCAAAAAAGGTAAAAAAGGAAAAAAGGCGAAAAAGGGAATATTTCCTTTCCCTTTCTTACATTAAAAAAATATGTATAGGATTTAACTAATTGGGAAATTAAAAGGAGGTGATCACATGGCTACTAAGATTAGGTTGAAACGAATGGGAGGCAAAAAGGATCCTTTTTACCGGGTAGTTGTAGCTGACTCCCGTTCTCCAAGGGATGGACGTTTTATTGAGGAGATAGGTTATTACGATCCTACCCGACAACCGGAAGCCATTAACATCGATGAGGAAAAGGCTCTCAAATGGTTGAAGACAGGGGCCCAGCCTTCAGATACGGCCAAGGCACTGTTGCGGAAAGCAGGAGTCTGGCAGAAGTATATGGAGACGAAAGCCAAGTAGAGGTGAGGGGGTAAATCCGGTGAAGGAACTGGTAGAGTTTTTGGCGAAAGCTCTGGTAGACAACCCTGATGCAGTGCAGGTTAACCAAGTTGAGGGAGAGAAATCAGTCATTTTGGAGTTGCGGGTCGCTCCCGAAGATATGGGTAAAGTGATTGGGAAACAGGGTAGAATTGCCAAAGCTATTCGAACGGTAATCAAGGCAGCTGCAGCTAAGGAAGGCAAAAGAGTTGTTCTAGAAATCATTTAACCGGAGGGGCTATCAGCCCCTTTTATGTTCGGAAGGAGGGATGGGGTGAAAAGTTTAACTATTATTCAGCCGATTACCATAAAAGCAAAAGTAACCCTCCATTTGAAAGAAAAACTTATCCGAGATATCCGGGCGGCTCTTCAAAAGTTAGAAGCGGAACTACAACGGTTGGAATTTACTGGAAAAAGATTAATTGCCGAATGGGAGAAGCAAAAGCCGGACCAAGTGGTTGTGATAAAGCGGCAATTAGAAGGAGAAAAGCAGAAAAGAATGGAGGCACGCAACCAACTCTTACAAAAACTCAAAGAGGTCCAAGAGATGGAAATTGGTCAGGAAATAAAGCAGGGAACGGTAAACCGTTTGGTGGAAGTTCAGATTGGAGACTACTGGGAAAAAATCAGTGGGGTGGAAATTGTCCTGGAAGACAACAAAATAATTGACATCCGCTATCCGGATGCTATTGGGGAGGGGTGTCATGATGGTTGAGCCCCTGATCGCCATAGGCAAAATCACTACCACTCATGGACATAGAGGGGAAGTACGGGTATATCCGTTAACCGATTTCCCAGAACGTTTCCAGAGACTTGGTAAAGTATATGTACAAAAGGAAGATATGCGAGAACTGCACGTCGAGAGAGCACGATTTCACAAACAATTCGTTATTGTTAAATTTAAAGAAATCAATGATATGAACGAAGCTTTGCAATTGAAGGATTACCTGATCAAGATTAACAGGTCAGAAGTCGTCCCTCTGCCTGAAGGTCACTACTACATATTTCAACTGGTTGGTTCCGAGGTTTACAGTGATAAAGGAGAATTTCTAGGAGAACTGGTGGATGTGCATCGGACAGGAAGTAATGATGTTTATGTTGTTCAGAACCCCGACACGGGAGAAGAAATTCTGATACCGGCCTTGAAGGATGTGGTTAAGAAGATAGATCTGGAAGAAAACAAATTGGTGGTAGAATTATTACCGGGCCTGCGGGAATAGGCCTAAGTGGGGCGATAAAGATGCGCATTGATATTCTAACTATTTTTCCAGAGATGTTTCAGGGACCGTTACAAACCAGTATAATCGGCAAAGCTCAGGAAAAAGGTCTGCTGGAAATTAATCTAGTAAATATCAGGGACTACGCCCTTGATAAACATAAATCAGTAGACGATTACCCTTACGGTGGCGGTGCGGGGATGGTAATGAAACCGGAACCGATTTTCCGGGCGGTGGAAGCAATTCGAGGAGAGGATTTTTACCCGCAATGCCGTACTATCTTGTTAAGCCCTCAAGGAGAATTATTCAACCAGGAGAAGGCACAGGAACTTGCCGCATCTTCCCGCCTGATCCTCATATGTGGCCGCTACGAGGGTTTTGATGAACGCATACGGCAACATCTCGTTACCGATGAACTGTCTATTGGTGATTACATTTTAACGGGCGGTGAATTACCCGCTATGGTAGTAGTTGATGCGGTTAGCCGGTTAATACCGGGAGTGCTCGGGGATGAAGAATCCGCCCGTGAGGAATCATTTACCTTTGGTTTGTTGGAGTATCCTCAGTATACTCGCCCCAAGGAATTTCGGGGATATTCGGTTCCGGAGGTATTGTTGTCCGGCCACCATCAGCGCATTCGAAGGTGGCGCCGTAAAGAGGCCTTGCGGAGGACCTGGTTGCGTCGCCCGGATCTGCTGGCGAAGGCAACTTTAACCGAGGAAGACCATCTGCTTTTGGAAGAAATTAAGCAGGAGCATGGCCAAGAAGAGTAATTATGGAAATTAGATAAAAGAGGTATAATAGCCATGGACAAAAAAAGAGCGCCCCTGTATATCGGTCTGGTTCATTATCCCGTCTATAACAAGCGGATGGAGATTATCAACACCTCGATTACCAACTTGGATTTACACGATCTGGCTCGGGTTGCAGCCAGCTATGAGCTAGACGGTTATTTTGTGATTCAGCCCTTGCCGGGACAGGTGGAAATAGCTAGGCGCATCATTAAATATTGGCAGTCGGGACAGGGTGCCCGGTACAATCCGGATCGACAAAGGGCCTTTACCACCATACATTTAGTTTCCAGCGTTGCAGAAGCGGAGGAAAAGATTAGGGAAAAGGAAGGGACAAGGCCTCGAGTGGTGGTTACAGACGCTCGACTTTATCCTAATTCCATCGGTTATCGGGAGTTGCGGAAGCAGTTGGAAGAGGAGGTAAATCCATATTTAATCCTTTTTGGTACTGGCTGGGGTCTGGCCGAGGAAATAATGTTGAAAGCCGATTACATTCTTGAGCCTATATATGGAGTCGGAAACTATAACCACCTTTCGGTCCGGAGTGCCGTATCGATTATTATTGATCGACTCTGTGGCGAAAAGTGGTGGAAATAAGTTGCCAATGAGAAGTGGTTGTGCTATAATACAGCATGGTGTTTTGGAGCTAATAAGCCTTTTTTCGAGCAGTAAGAAGGGAGGATAAACTACATATGGATTTAATAAAGGCGGTAGAGCAGGAATATGTTAAGAAAGATATTCCCGATTTTCGACCGGGTGACACGGTAAGGGTTCATGTGAAGGTTATCGAAGGAAACCGGGAAAGAATTCAGCCTTTTGAAGGAACCGTCATTAAAAGGAAAGGAGAAGGGATCAAGGAGACATTTACGGTACGCCGTATTTCCTACGGAGTTGCGGTAGAACGGACTTTTCCCGTCCATTCACCGATGATAGAGCGCATTGAAGTTGTACGTCGGGGACGAGTCCGTAGAGCCAAACTTTACTACCTGCGGGACAGAGTTGGCAAAGCCGCTCGGATAAAAGAAAGACGTTAGAATATAGGAGGGACTGCCATGCCAGTCCCTTTATTTACCTGATCAAGCAGTTTTTATTTCTGGAGGAGCAGGAGAACATAATGAAAGGTAACCAAAGACTGTGGCACAATCTCACCGAGATCTTGCAGACTGTCGCTATCGCTTTGATGTTATCGTTTATAATTCGCCTTTTTCTTTTTCAGCCTTTCTACATTCCTTCTAGCTCTATGGAACCGACGTTACGGCCGGGAGACAGAATATTGGTAAATAAATTTATTTACCATTTTCAAAAACCGCGCCGAGGCGATGTTATCGTATTTCGTTTTCCTTTAGATCCTCAAAGAGACTTTATTAAGAGAATAATTGCCTTTGGCGGGGAAACCCTGGAAGTAAAAAACAACCAAGTGTTTATAGACGGGAGAAAATTGGAGGAACCTTACCTGCCGCCTGATATCCGTTTTGGCAATTACGGTCCCGTCACTATACCGGAAGGTTACTACTTCGTGATGGGGGATAATCGCAGTCACAGTCAAGACAGTCGTTTCTGGGGGCCCCTGAATAGAAAGTATATCATTGGCAAAGCGGTCCTTATTTTTTGGCCTTGGTTTCGAGCAGGGTTAATCAGGTAGGTGCTTAAAGTGAAAATCCAATGGTATCCGGGCCACATGGTGAAGGCCAAACAACAACTACAGGAAAGTTTGAAGGTAGTCGACCTGGTGATAGAAGTACTTGATGCACGAATACCTAAAAGCAGCCGTAATCCGGACTTAGCAGCCTTTTATGGTGACCGACCGTGCCTGCTGGTTTTGAATAAGGCGGATTTGGCGGAAGTTGAAGCTACGGAAGCCTGGATTAATTATTACCGTCAAAAAGGCTTTAAGGCCGTGGCCGTCAGTTCCCTTACCGGGCTAGGAGTATCGAAAATATTGCCTGCCTGTCGGGAAGTGGCAAGGCCCCGGTTGGAGAAACTGCGATTAAAGGGTTTGCGTCCTAGAGCTGTCCGGGCCATGGTTGTAGGCATTCCTAATGTAGGAAAATCCTCTTTAATCAATCGATTAACGGGCAGAGCTCCTGCCAGAACGGGTGAATTGCCCGGCGTAACTAGGGGTAAACAGTGGATACGCCTTCGCCGGGATCTAGAATTGCTTGATACTCCGGGTGTCTTGTGGCCAAAATTGACAGATGCAGAGATTGGTTTCAAACTGATACTGGTGGGCACTATCAGTGAATTGGTCTACGATGAGGCTGAGGTAGCTACTGAATTGGTTGAATTCCTGCAGGAACATTATCCGCAGGTCTTGTCAAATCGCTACCGTTTAGGAAATTTAACCTCTAACGCGAAAAAGGTATTGGAACAGATTGGCAGAAAACGGGGTTGTTTGCTGCCCGGGGGCGAAGTGGATTACCAAAAAGCAGGAAAAATTTTATTAAGAGACTTTCGCGAAGGCAAGCTTGGAAGATTCACCTTGGATCGCATAGACAAATGATGAATTTAAATCACTACAGTTAGTAGTGATTTTTTTATTGCTTAAAGATATAACGATTGATAGTGGAAGCAGGCAGGAAATAACTGCTTGAGTCAAGAAACATATTGATATTCTTATATTCGGGGTGTTTATGGTGGTAGATGTTAGGGCTTTGGACAAAGTAATTAAACAGACCCTTGCTACTTTGGAAAAAAGCCGTGATCAAATCCTTGATATCGCCGACAATGCTCGAAGTGAAAGGGAAAGAATTA is a window encoding:
- the ylqF gene encoding ribosome biogenesis GTPase YlqF; this translates as MKIQWYPGHMVKAKQQLQESLKVVDLVIEVLDARIPKSSRNPDLAAFYGDRPCLLVLNKADLAEVEATEAWINYYRQKGFKAVAVSSLTGLGVSKILPACREVARPRLEKLRLKGLRPRAVRAMVVGIPNVGKSSLINRLTGRAPARTGELPGVTRGKQWIRLRRDLELLDTPGVLWPKLTDAEIGFKLILVGTISELVYDEAEVATELVEFLQEHYPQVLSNRYRLGNLTSNAKKVLEQIGRKRGCLLPGGEVDYQKAGKILLRDFREGKLGRFTLDRIDK
- the lepB gene encoding signal peptidase I produces the protein MKGNQRLWHNLTEILQTVAIALMLSFIIRLFLFQPFYIPSSSMEPTLRPGDRILVNKFIYHFQKPRRGDVIVFRFPLDPQRDFIKRIIAFGGETLEVKNNQVFIDGRKLEEPYLPPDIRFGNYGPVTIPEGYYFVMGDNRSHSQDSRFWGPLNRKYIIGKAVLIFWPWFRAGLIR
- the ffh gene encoding signal recognition particle protein, translating into MAVFSKLAERLQETFKKLRNKGKLTEKDVEQALREVRLALLEADVNYKVVKDFIGKIKERAVGEEILKSLTPAQQVIKIVNDELTQLMGGTQSKINLVSKPPTVIMLVGLQGAGKTTTAAKLANLLRKQGRRPLMVGADVYRPAAIKQLQVLGEQTGIPVFSLGEKQNPVDISLAAVEYARQGGYDVVTIDTAGRLHINEELMNELVQIKEKVKPHEILLVVDAMTGQDAVNVAKTFHERLGLDGVILTKLDGDTRGGAALSVKAVTGCPIKFVGMGEKVDALEPFYPDRMASRILGMGDILTLIEKAQANIDQEKARQMEQKILQEKFTLEDFLEQLQQMKSLGPLEEIIGMIPGLAGAKQLKNLQFDERELVRIEAIIQSMTPEERRNPEIINSSRKRRIARGSGTTVQDVNRLLKQFFQTQKLMKQLGGMAGFGGRGKFKKGKKGKKAKKGIFPFPFLH
- a CDS encoding lactate racemase domain-containing protein, with protein sequence MGEGLPSFVKVKQILPRPKVEDIEVEVARELEKINLPEIVKPGHMIAVTAGSRGIANIDRILKSVCQKIKEAGGRPFLVAAMGSHGGGTAEGQRKILSKLGIREENLGVPVLVSDQVVQLGCTSSGFPVYCAREAVEADGLVVVNRVKPHTAFRGENESGLLKMMAVGLGRVPGATVVHRLGPGEMARTIPEIAREMLTRLPVLFGLAIVENGYEETAIIKAIRPEQFQEEEKKLLQEARKLLPQLPVNSLDLLIVKEMGKNFSGTGMDTNVIGRWRVFGIPEPDVPHIRRIVVLDLSPQSHGNATGIGLADFTTRRLVKKINFEATYLNCLTTGFVQRAMLPMVFESDREAIDVAVRSLHMDAGQVRALLIDNTLHLQELYASETLLPELAERADLRVEKEAFPLRFSTTGELIDP
- the rpsP gene encoding 30S ribosomal protein S16, whose protein sequence is MATKIRLKRMGGKKDPFYRVVVADSRSPRDGRFIEEIGYYDPTRQPEAINIDEEKALKWLKTGAQPSDTAKALLRKAGVWQKYMETKAK
- the ylxM gene encoding YlxM family DNA-binding protein, with product MLPKIARIAWLYDFYGKLLTSKQKEIVELYCHHDLSLGEIAEEYGTSRQAVYDVLKRAGRTLEELESKLGLLNKFLTQRKDIETVLNLLAKYRASGEMCYLTEAEEYLKKLLN
- a CDS encoding RNA methyltransferase → MDKKRAPLYIGLVHYPVYNKRMEIINTSITNLDLHDLARVAASYELDGYFVIQPLPGQVEIARRIIKYWQSGQGARYNPDRQRAFTTIHLVSSVAEAEEKIREKEGTRPRVVVTDARLYPNSIGYRELRKQLEEEVNPYLILFGTGWGLAEEIMLKADYILEPIYGVGNYNHLSVRSAVSIIIDRLCGEKWWK
- the rplS gene encoding 50S ribosomal protein L19, coding for MDLIKAVEQEYVKKDIPDFRPGDTVRVHVKVIEGNRERIQPFEGTVIKRKGEGIKETFTVRRISYGVAVERTFPVHSPMIERIEVVRRGRVRRAKLYYLRDRVGKAARIKERR
- a CDS encoding KH domain-containing protein, with the protein product MKELVEFLAKALVDNPDAVQVNQVEGEKSVILELRVAPEDMGKVIGKQGRIAKAIRTVIKAAAAKEGKRVVLEII
- a CDS encoding YlqD family protein codes for the protein MKSLTIIQPITIKAKVTLHLKEKLIRDIRAALQKLEAELQRLEFTGKRLIAEWEKQKPDQVVVIKRQLEGEKQKRMEARNQLLQKLKEVQEMEIGQEIKQGTVNRLVEVQIGDYWEKISGVEIVLEDNKIIDIRYPDAIGEGCHDG
- a CDS encoding Coenzyme F420 hydrogenase/dehydrogenase, beta subunit C-terminal domain, which gives rise to MNIGFPQLESLVVRRGLCTGCGSCVGICPSAALSMSRVYGEPMPVCTGVCSSCGLCSRICPGNDVPLLELERHCFGRNRKPALADLGVYRNSYNGYARDDFIRKKGASGGVVTALLVHALETGIIDCAIVAGFNTEKPWLTEAKIAASREEIVDAAQSKYAVVPVNMRIREAVKRGYRRIALVGLPCHIHAVRKMQYYGIPRDISVKIKLTIGLFCASQFYFEGTRHILVEWCGIDKMEEIARLEYRGGDWPGHFVVQLRNGETVTVDRHRYVYHMLMPHYKRDRCEMCIDWSSELADIAVGDYWAPQRTGPDYYGTSALLVRSSAGEEVVKSAVEEKVVYLEDLDPDKLCSSVGFEMKKHGAAYRLAQRQQFGWPTPNYHMQVDYTPFFRDFHMAPEKKES
- the trmD gene encoding tRNA (guanosine(37)-N1)-methyltransferase TrmD; the encoded protein is MRIDILTIFPEMFQGPLQTSIIGKAQEKGLLEINLVNIRDYALDKHKSVDDYPYGGGAGMVMKPEPIFRAVEAIRGEDFYPQCRTILLSPQGELFNQEKAQELAASSRLILICGRYEGFDERIRQHLVTDELSIGDYILTGGELPAMVVVDAVSRLIPGVLGDEESAREESFTFGLLEYPQYTRPKEFRGYSVPEVLLSGHHQRIRRWRRKEALRRTWLRRPDLLAKATLTEEDHLLLEEIKQEHGQEE
- the rimM gene encoding ribosome maturation factor RimM (Essential for efficient processing of 16S rRNA), which translates into the protein MMVEPLIAIGKITTTHGHRGEVRVYPLTDFPERFQRLGKVYVQKEDMRELHVERARFHKQFVIVKFKEINDMNEALQLKDYLIKINRSEVVPLPEGHYYIFQLVGSEVYSDKGEFLGELVDVHRTGSNDVYVVQNPDTGEEILIPALKDVVKKIDLEENKLVVELLPGLRE
- a CDS encoding sigma 54-interacting transcriptional regulator, with translation MSKILITSPYPEFTVLARQICVEMEVEAIILEKVLEEAAASAQELVQEGEVEVVISRAGTAAAIERVVNVPVVTAEYTDFDLLQALWNAKKLGDKIGFLGFRYKQIEYDFDSLVEILGTEVKQYLYGNTREIEEQVEKAYKDGIEVIVGGGYIGVRLARQKGMQGVLVYTSRRALVQAIQRAIDILRIIRKDREKEERLKTIIHAANEGIIAVDENGVITVFNPGAEKILGIAARQVVGKSISAVTANDDLLDLLKGQEEIKGDLRQVGESQVIVNRMPVKVGGQTLGIILTLQDVTRIQQLEQRIRKELYTQGLVAKFSFNDIIYRSKVMKDVIASAEKFAETDSTVLITGESGTGKELIAQSIHQSSKRRTGPFVAVNCAALPESLLESELFGYAEGAFTGARRGGKAGLFELAHGGTIFLDEIGKISLELQARLLRVLQEKEVMRVGGDRIIPVDIRVIAATNQNLRAAVQQGAFRDDLFYRLNVLKLTLPPLRERKEDIPLLVEHFLRKFNAKFGKTVQSLPAKLMEWFLQYDWPGNVRELENFVERFVILADGDELEPNLLEHFREDMNNAERENYDWDDNSLVIEIDKLDNMVVQIIRQLDKRVGGNRSELARLLGVSRTTLWKKLKQLEE